GAGAAGCCCCTGACCGCCGCGGAGTACAACGCCATCTTCGCCGAGGCCGCCGCGGGCAAGTACAACGGCCTGCTGGGATACACCGACGAGCCGATCGTCTCGAGCGACATCATCGGCAATCCCTGTTCTGGCGTGCTCGACGCGCAGGCCACCATCTCGCTGAACAACGGTCTGATCAAGAGCATCATCTGGTACGACAACGGCTGGGCCTATGCCTACAGATTGCTGGATACCGCCCGCAAGATGGCCGGTCTGATCCGCTCCCGGGAGGTCATGTCATGAGAGTCGGCATTAACGGATTCGGACGCATCGGACGCGCGGTCTTCCGGCTGCTGAACAGCAAGGAGGGCGTCGAGGTCGTGGCCATCAACGATCTCGCGGATTCCGAGGCCCTCGCCTACCTGCTGCGGCACGATACCGTCATGGGCCCGTTCAGGGGCATGGCGGAGATGGAGGGCGACGTCATGGTCACCCGCCACCAGCGGGTGAAGATGACCGAGATCCCCGATCCCACCAAGCTGGAGTGGGGCAAGATGGGTGTCGACTTCGTGGTCGAGGCCACCGGGCGCTTCCGCAAGAGGGACGAGATCCATCGGCATATCGAGGCCGGCGCCAAGAAGGTACTGCTGACCGTGCCCGCCAAGGACGAGATCGATGCGACCATCGTCATGGGCGTCAACGAGGAGGATCTCAAGCCCGAGCACGAGATCGTCTCCAACGCCTCCTGCACCACCAACTGCCTGGCGCCCCTGGCCTATGTGCTGGACAAGGAGTTCGGCATCGAGTACGGGCTGATGACCACCGTCCACGCCTACACCAACGACCAGCGCCTGGCGGACGTGCCCCATTCGGACTGGCGCCGCTCGCGGGCGGCCGCGGAAAACACGATTCCCACGACCACCGGTGCGGCCCGTGCGGTGGGCAAGGTGCTGCCCAACCTGAAGGGCAAGCTCGACGGCATGGCCATGCGCGTGCCCGTGCCCGACGGTTCGGTCGTGGACCTCGTGACGATCATGTCCAACGACGTGACGCCAGATCAGGTGCGCGAGGCCGTGCGCGACCACGCCAACAGCGACCGGCTGCGTTCCATCCTGAAGTACTCCCAGGCCCACCTGGTCTCCAGCGACATCGTCGGCGATCCCCATTCGTCGATCTTCGACAGCGAGTACACCAGCGTCGTCGAGGGCAACATGCTCAAGACGCTGTCCTGGTACGACAACGAGTGGGGCTATTCCAACCGCGTGGTGGATCTGCTGGCGAAGATGGACGCCATGGGTTCCTGACCGCAATCCGGCCGACCGCAGGAGAGACCGCACCGGTCTCTCCTGCGCTTTCCCGCTCTTGTCGCGATCGGGGGAGATGATCAATCCGGGCGGGCTCTGATCGTCGACAGGATCGCGGCTCGGAAAGGAACCGTCGCTTGAGGGACTGGAGTGCAAGCCTCTTCAGATCGTTCCGGGGCAGGTACCGCCGGCTGCTGATGATCGTCGTGTTGAACGTGCCGGTTGTCTGCGCGATCATGGCGCGCAACCTCGAGGGCGTGGATTTCACCGGCCTGACGGGACTCTACGCGGTCTGCGTCATGGCCGGCTACTACATGCTGCCGATGCTTCTCGTCACCACCCTCGTGCACCTGCTGCTCATCGCCGCGGGCCGGCTCGCTGCTTTCGTCAACGGAGCGCTCATCGCCGTCTTCGTCTTCTACCTGCTGCTGGACACCTTCGTCTACGACCTGGTCAAGTTCCACATCGACCTGTTCTGGCTCGACTACATCATCGAGGACTACGAGGGCCTGGGGTTGCCCGAGTCGACACTCTACACGGCCCTGGCCGGGTTCGCCGCCGTGGTGGCGCTCGAGGTCGGGATCCACCTGCTCGCGCGCCGGATCAGGCCGGGGATCCGCCTGGCCGCGGCGGCGACGGCGCTGCTGGTCGCGGCCTTCGCCGTCAGCCAGGTCATGCACATCGCCGCCTACGAGCGCAACGACAGCCGGGTCACCAGCCTCACGCCGCATTTCCCGCTCTACGTGCCTTTCACCTCGCACCGCAACGCCGTCAAGTACGGGGACCTGCTGCCCATCGGCGAGGACGCGCCGGCGGCGGCCGAGGGTGAGTCCGCCCACAGGTCCCTGCACTATCCGCTGGGGGAGGTCGCGTACGCGGCGCCGCCGGGCGGCGCACCGCCCAATTTCCTCTTCATCCTGCTCGAAAGCTGGCGCTTCGACGTGATGGACGAGACCGTCTCTCCCCGCATGGCGGCCCTGGCGCGCCGGTCGCAGGTCTTCACCCGGCATCTCAGCTCCGGCAACCAGACCACCTGCGGCATCTTCAGCCTGTTCTACGGGCTGCATCCCACATACTGGCCGGCGGTCAAGGCCAACGCCACCTCGATCGACAACCCCGTGCTGATCGATGCGCTCGTGGCGAACGACTACACCTTCGGCATCTTCGCCCGGTCGAAGTTCCGGCGCCACAAGATCGCGGACACGATCTTCCGGGGCATGACGATCACCGAGGATTTCGGCGGCCGTACCGTCCAGGACTTCGATGCGACGATGAACGAGCAGGCGATCGCCTTCATGGATGAGCAGTCCGACCAGGGGAATCCGTACTTCTGCTTCATCTTCTACAAGTCGAGCCATTTCAATTACTGCTATCCTGAAGAGCACCGGATCTTCCAGCCCTCGCGGAACATGAAGATGGGCTTCGTGAACGAGAAGACGGACCCCGGGCCCTACCTGAACGACTACTGCAACGCCGTGCACTACGTGGACGCGCTCCTCGGCGACATCCTGGACCGTCTCGAGGCCAGGGGAGAGCTGGACGACACCGTGATCGTCCTGACCACCGATCACGGCGAGGCCTTCAACGACAACCGGTCCAATTCCTGGGGCCACGGCAGCAGCTATACCCAGTACCAGATCCGGGTGCCGCTGATCCTCCACCTGCCGGGGCGCGAGCCGCGCCGGATCGAGCGCCGGACGTGCCACATCGATCTGCCCGGCACGCTGCTGCAGGAAATCTTCGGCTGCACGACCGACGACTCTCTCTACACCAACGGCCGCAACCTCTTCACGGGCGAAGACACGGTGCGCCCGTTAGTCATCGGCAGCTACTTTAATCACGCCTTCGTCATCGAGGACGACGTCTACGAGATCTTCCCCATGTACACCCGCAAGTACAAGCTGCACGATGTGAACCGGAAGGCGTCGCCGCCGCCCACCGGTCTGCTGAGGGTGGTCATGGAGGAGATGAACCGCTTCTACGGCGCGGCCGGAGACGGCGCGCCGCTGCTGGCCGCGGACGGGCCGTGAGCGGTCCCCGCCGCCTCCGGCTGCCCCGCGCCGATCACCGGGGAAGCGCGATCACGCCAGTTGTGGTATAATTGGGCCTAACCCAGCGTCGAAACACCGCGGAGGACAAATGTGAGGATCCTGCTTCCCGTGATCGCGATATTGCTCGCTGCCGCGGCCGCAACCGCCGCCCACGAAGATCCGCAGCCCCGGCCCCTGGACGGCTTCGAAGCGGAAGCCAGGTTCATCTGCGCCTACGGCAACCAGACCACCGCCACGGCCTACGAGGGCTGGTGGGGGGGCGACGAGACGTACGCCCGCCTGATCTCGCCCCAGATCGAGCCCTGCGAGTGCGATATCGGCTTCACCATCCGCTCTGTCAACATGATGCTGGGCCTCGACGCCAGCGCCGATCTCAGGGTCGTCTCGCGCCTGCTGGAAGCCGACTGGAACGGCAGCTGCTGGCAGCCGGGAGCCACGCTGGCCTTCTCGCCCGTCCACATCATCGACTACATCGCATTGTTCGGGTACTACCAGATCTCGATCCCCTGCGATTTCCCCTGCGCGTCGCTGGACGAGCCCTACTTCATCACCGTGGACTTCATCGGCGGGACCGCGGACCGGGTCAACATCGTCGGCGGCGGCGCCGCCGAGCCGTGCACCAGCTACAACGACTGGGGCGGCGGCTGGTTCGACCTGATCTCGGACATCGGTTTCTTCGATGAACTGACCATGTGGGCCGAGAGCGAATGCTGCTACGAGCCCATCGGAACCGACGCCTCTAGCTGGGGCGAGGTCAAATCACTCTACCGTTGACACCTTCAGGGAGTTTCCCGATGCCTGTTCTTCGCGCGCCGTGCCGGCACCGCTTCGTCCCGTTCCTGACCGTGGGCCTGCTCGCGACGTTCCTCGGGACGTTCGCGGCCCTGGCGGCTCCGCCGCAGCCCGCCGACGATCCCGGCGACGAGCCCTTCCCCCACCGCCGCGCCGAGGCCGAGCGCAAGGCCGCCCTGCACGCGGGGCTGGCCAAGGCGGTCCAGCAGCGCACGGCCAACCAGGATCTCTACGACGTGATCCACTACGACCTGGATCTGGACCTGGACCCCGGTCCGGACATCCTGACGGGCGTCGTAACCACCACGGCCCTCGTGACCGGCACCTCGCTCGCCGAGATCGACCTGGATCTCGCCGCGCACATGAGCATCACCTCGGTCATCGCCGGGGGAGCGCCGGCGAACTGGGTGCGCGCCGGGGACCTGGTGACCGTCTCGCTCAGCCGCGCCTTCGTCACCGGCGAGACGGTTTCGGTCACCGTCTTCTACAGCGGCGATCCCAGCGGCGACTACTTCGGCTGGGATTCGGCCGACGGCCAGGACATGATCTGGACCCTCAGCGAACCCTTCGGGGCGCGCGAGTGGTGGCCCTGCAAGGACCTGAACATCGACAAGGCCGATTCGGTGGACATCCGCGTGACCGTGCCCGACAACCTGATCGTGGCCAGCAACGGACGGCTCGTCTCGAA
The window above is part of the bacterium genome. Proteins encoded here:
- the gap gene encoding type I glyceraldehyde-3-phosphate dehydrogenase; this encodes MRVGINGFGRIGRAVFRLLNSKEGVEVVAINDLADSEALAYLLRHDTVMGPFRGMAEMEGDVMVTRHQRVKMTEIPDPTKLEWGKMGVDFVVEATGRFRKRDEIHRHIEAGAKKVLLTVPAKDEIDATIVMGVNEEDLKPEHEIVSNASCTTNCLAPLAYVLDKEFGIEYGLMTTVHAYTNDQRLADVPHSDWRRSRAAAENTIPTTTGAARAVGKVLPNLKGKLDGMAMRVPVPDGSVVDLVTIMSNDVTPDQVREAVRDHANSDRLRSILKYSQAHLVSSDIVGDPHSSIFDSEYTSVVEGNMLKTLSWYDNEWGYSNRVVDLLAKMDAMGS
- a CDS encoding sulfatase-like hydrolase/transferase, which translates into the protein MRDWSASLFRSFRGRYRRLLMIVVLNVPVVCAIMARNLEGVDFTGLTGLYAVCVMAGYYMLPMLLVTTLVHLLLIAAGRLAAFVNGALIAVFVFYLLLDTFVYDLVKFHIDLFWLDYIIEDYEGLGLPESTLYTALAGFAAVVALEVGIHLLARRIRPGIRLAAAATALLVAAFAVSQVMHIAAYERNDSRVTSLTPHFPLYVPFTSHRNAVKYGDLLPIGEDAPAAAEGESAHRSLHYPLGEVAYAAPPGGAPPNFLFILLESWRFDVMDETVSPRMAALARRSQVFTRHLSSGNQTTCGIFSLFYGLHPTYWPAVKANATSIDNPVLIDALVANDYTFGIFARSKFRRHKIADTIFRGMTITEDFGGRTVQDFDATMNEQAIAFMDEQSDQGNPYFCFIFYKSSHFNYCYPEEHRIFQPSRNMKMGFVNEKTDPGPYLNDYCNAVHYVDALLGDILDRLEARGELDDTVIVLTTDHGEAFNDNRSNSWGHGSSYTQYQIRVPLILHLPGREPRRIERRTCHIDLPGTLLQEIFGCTTDDSLYTNGRNLFTGEDTVRPLVIGSYFNHAFVIEDDVYEIFPMYTRKYKLHDVNRKASPPPTGLLRVVMEEMNRFYGAAGDGAPLLAADGP